The Tamandua tetradactyla isolate mTamTet1 chromosome 5, mTamTet1.pri, whole genome shotgun sequence genome window below encodes:
- the LOC143683269 gene encoding uncharacterized protein LOC143683269, with translation MSDPCADVNVLYLDSINANILTVVQRGVPYSELTEEEKTQAWFTDGSARYAGTTRKWTAAALQPLSGVSLKDSGEGKSSQWAELRAVHLVVHFAWKENWPEVRLYTDSWAVANGLAGWSGTWKDHNWKIGDKEVWGRSMWIDLSEWAKNMKIFVSHVNAHQRVTSAEEDFNNQVDKMTRSMDTSQPLSPATPVIAQWAHEQSGHGGRDGGYAWAQQHGLPLTKADLAIATAECPICQQQRPTLNPRYGTIPRGDQPATWWQVDYIGPLPSWKGQRFVLTGIDTYSGYGFAFPARNASAKTTIRGLTECLIHRHGIPHSIASDQGTHFTANEVQEWAHAHGILWSYHVPHHPEAAGLIERWNGLLKTQLRCQLGGKNLKGWGNVLQEAVYALNQCPLYGAVSPIARIHGSRNQGVEMGVVPLTITPSDPLGKFLLPVPATLSSAGLQVLVPKRGVLSPGETTVIPLNWKLRLPPGHFGLLTPLDQHTKKGITLLSGVIDPDYQKEVGLQLHNGGKEEFSWNIGDPLGRLLVLPCPVIKINGKLQQHNPGRTTNGSETSGMKVWVTPPGKEPRPAEVLAEGKGNMEWVVEEGSDKYELRPRDQLQKQGL, from the exons ATGAGCGATCCTTGtgctgatgtaaatgttctgtatcttgactctATCAATGCCAATATCCTGACTGTGGT ccaaaggggagttccttacagtgaattgactgaggaagagaaaactcaggcctggtttacagatggttcagcacgatatgcaggtactacccgaaagtggacagctgcagcattacaacccctttctggggtgtccttgaaggacagtggtgaggggaaatcctctcagtgggcagaacttcgagcagtgcacctggttgttcattttgcttggaaggaaaactggccagaggtgcgtttgtatactgactcatgggctgttgctaatggtttggctggatggtcagggacttggaaagaccataattggaaaattggtgacaaagaggtctggggaagaagtatgtggatagacctttctgagtgggctaaaaacatgaagatatttgtgtcccatgtgaatgcgcaccagagggtgacttcagcagaggaagattttaataatcaagtggataagatgacccgttctatggataccagtcagcctctttccccagcaactcctgttattgcccaatgggctcatgaacaaagtggtcatggtggtagggatggaggttatgcatgggctcagcaacatggacttccactcaccaaggctgacctggctatagccactgctgagtgcccaatctgccagcagcagagacccacactcaacccccgatatggcaccattccccgaggtgaccagccagctacatggtggcaggttgattacattggaccactcccttcatggaaggggcagcgatttgttctaactggaatagacacatactctggatatgggtttgctttccctgcacgcaatgcttctgccaaaactactatccgtgggcttacagaatgccttatccatcgtcatggtattccacatagcattgcttcggatcaaggaacacacttcacagcaaatgaagtgcaggaatgggcacatgctcatggaattctctggtcttaccatgttccccatcatccagaagcagctggattgatagaacggtggaatggccttttgaaaactcaattacggtgccaactaggtggcaaaaacttgaaaggctggggtaacgttctccaggaagctgtgtatgctctgaatcagtgtccactctatggtgctgtttctcccatagccaggatccatgggtccaggaaccaaggggtggaaatgggtgtggtgccactcactattactcctagtgatccactaggaaaatttttgcttcctgtccctgctaccctgagttctgctggtctacaggttttagttccaaaacggggtgtgctttctccaggagaaacaacagtgataccactgaactggaagttaagattgccacctggccactttgggctacttacacctctggatcaacacaccaagaaggggattacattattgtctggggtaattgaccctgactatcagaaggaagtaggactgcaactacataatggagggaaagaagagttttcttggaatataggagatcccctggggcgtctattagtactaccatgccctgtgattaaaatcaatggaaaactgcaacaacacaatccaggcaggaccactaatggctctgagacttcaggaatgaaggtttgggtcaccccaccaggcaaagaaccacggccagctgaagtgcttgctgaggggaaagggaacatggaatgggtagtggaagaaggtagtgataaatatgaacttcgaccacgtgatcagttacagaaacaaggactgtaa